A single region of the Acanthopagrus latus isolate v.2019 chromosome 11, fAcaLat1.1, whole genome shotgun sequence genome encodes:
- the LOC119029167 gene encoding interferon-induced protein with tetratricopeptide repeats 1-like: protein MMSQTSLESKLEALQCHFTWDLDPSRSELFRLRDQLEDIGTEEGNSWLGHIYNLRGYVQYKLGFSKDAQSLFNKAAEAFCQTRRADADEGPWLVVNYGNLAWLHHHLGEQAESQAYLSKVDALMNKYPSPSQDELHPEIYAEKAWTLMKFSTDKKQLAADYFQRAIRMQPDMVEWKTSHILVLYSILTSVYTELDADMLEKMRIAKEEDPENLYLAVHYLEQNAKTMKRERVEDEAGELAQKILKNPVSSYSGLKSLLWVYFKYVSVDEAIDLAEEALRRHPDVRYLKSCVALCYKWIITSRGSFPEQSTIDKAISLHEELIPLYPQSSLVKKIDLANIHAKSNHSQAKAEQIYQELLESDLDPEEKQMVYNRFANYLNIVRRDRQGSIQYHMKAAEIPYKSYFRENSIRVLGKIKDAVRKRAEDLEEFLQNRQEP from the exons ATGATGAG TCAAACATCACTGGAGTCCAAACTGGAGGCCCTGCAGTGCCACTTCACCTGGGATCTGGACCCCAGCAGGTCCGAACTCTTCCGTCTCAGGGACCAGCTGGAGGACATCGGCACCGAGGAGGGAAACAGCTGGCTGGGTCACATTTACAACCTGCGGGGGTACGTTCAATACAAGCTGGGGTTCAGCAAAGATGCCCAGAGTTTGTTCAACAAGGCTGCAGAGGCCTTCTGCCAGACAAGAAGAGCAGACGCAGACGAGGGTCCCTGGTTAGTGGTGAACTACGGGAACCTGGCTTGGCTGCACCACCACCTGGGAGAACAAGCAGAGAGTCAGGCTTACCTGTCAAAGGTCGACGCCCTGATGAATAAATACCCATCTCCATCCCAGGACGAGCTCCATCCAGAGATCTACGCTGAGAAAGCCTGGACCCTGATGAAGTTCAGCACAGACAAGAAGCAACTGGCTGCAGATTACTTCCAGAGAGCCATCAGGATGCAGCCGGACATGGTGGAGTGGAAAACCAGCCACATCTTAGTGCTGTATAGTATCTTAACGTCAGTGTACACAGAACTGGATGCTGACATGTTGGAGAAAATGAGAATTGCAAAGGAAGAAGATCCAGAGAACTTGTACCTCGCTGTTCACTACCTTGAGCAGAACGCTAAAAcgatgaagagagaaagagttgaAGATGAAGCTGGAGAGTTAGCTCAGAAGATTCTGAAGAATCCAGTCAGCAGCTACAGCGGTTTGAAATCTTTGCTGTGggtttattttaaatatgtttccGTTGATGAGGCCATTGATCTGGCAGAGGAGGCTCTGAGACGTCATCCAGATGTGCGTTATCTGAAGAGCTGTGTTGCTCTCTGCTACAAATGGATCATTACTTCCAGAGGCAGTTTCCCAGAACAAAGCACAATAGACAAAGCGATCAGCCTCCATGAGGAGCTGATTCCTCTTTACCCTCAGTCTTCTCTGGTGAAGAAAATAGACCTCGCAAACATACACGCAAAGTCAAATCACAGCCAGGCTAAAGCTGAGCAGATTTACCAGGAGCTGTTAGAGAGCGATCTGGATcctgaagagaaacagatggTTTACAACAGGTTCGCAAACTATTTAAATATTGTTCGAAGGGATCGTCAAGGGTCAATACAGTATCACATGAAGGCAGCAGAGATACCGTACAAATCATACTTTCGTGAGAACAGCATCAGAGTTCTGGGAAAGATTAAAGATGCAGTTAGGAAACGGGCGGAAGACTTAGAGGAGTTTCTGCAGAACCGGCAGGAGCCGTAA
- the LOC119029116 gene encoding interferon-induced protein with tetratricopeptide repeats 1-like: MMSQTSLESKLEALQCHFTWDLDPSRSRLCRLRDKLEDIGTEEGNSWLGHVYNLRGYVQYKLGFSKDAQSLFNKAAEAFCQTRRADADEGPWLVVNYGNLAWLHHHLGEQAESQAYLSKVDALMNKYPSPSQDELHPEIYAEKAWTLMKFSTDKKQLAADYFQRAIRMQPDMVEWKTSHVLLLVNASKHSSTGLEADVFEKMRIAKEEDPENLYLAAQHLQECAKKGERVEDEARELAQKILRNPVSSYSGVKAILRVYRNYVSVDEAIDLAEEALKNHPDVRFLKRCVALCYKWKIIFFRESRPKQSMIDRAISLHEEVVSLYPQSSLVKKIDLANIYAKSNHSQAKAEQIYQELLESDLDPADKQMVYNQYAKFLNFDRQDRHRSIKYHMKAAEIPIQSFYRENSIRVLGKIKDRSRNRMCREIQQFLENLQEP, translated from the exons atGATGAG TCAAACATCACTGGAGTCCAAACTGGAGGCCCTGCAGTGCCACTTCACCTGGGATCTGGACCCCAGCAGGTCCAGACTCTGCCGTCTCAGGGACAAGCTGGAGGACATCGGCACCGAGGAGGGAAACAGCTGGCTGGGTCACGTTTACAACCTGCGGGGGTACGTTCAATACAAGCTGGGGTTCAGCAAAGATGCCCAGAGTTTGTTCAACAAGGCTGCAGAGGCCTTCTGCCAGACAAGAAGAGCAGACGCAGACGAGGGTCCCTGGTTAGTGGTGAACTACGGGAACCTGGCTTGGCTGCACCACCACCTGGGAGAACAAGCAGAGAGTCAGGCTTACCTGTCAAAGGTCGACGCCCTGATGAATAAATACCCATCTCCATCCCAGGACGAGCTCCATCCAGAGATCTACGCTGAGAAAGCCTGGACCCTGATGAAGTTCAGCACAGACAAGAAGCAGCTGGCTGCAGATTACTTCCAGAGAGCCATCAGGATGCAGCCGGACATGGTGGAGTGGAAAACCAGCCATGTCTTATTGTTAGTCAATGCTTCTaagcacagcagcacaggacTGGAGGCTGACGTCTTCGAGAAAATGAGAATTGCAAAGGAAGAAGATCCAGAGAACTTGTACCTCGCTGCTCAGCACCTCCAGGAATGTgcaaagaaaggagaaagagtTGAAGATGAAGCTCGAGAGTTAGCTCAGAAGATTCTGAGGAATCCAGTCAGCAGTTACAGCGGTGTGAAAGCAATACTCAGGGTTTACAGAAACTATGTTTCTGTGGATGAGGCCATTGATTTGGCAGAGGAGGCTCTGAAAAACCATCCAGATGTGCGTTTTCTGAAGAGATGTGTTGCTCTCTGCTACAAATGGAAGatcatttttttcagagaaaGTCGCCCGAAGCAAAGCATGATAGACAGAGCGATCAGCCTCCATGAGGAGGTGGTTTCTCTTTACCCTCAGTCTTCTCTGGTGAAGAAAATAGACCTCGCAAACATATACGCAAAGTCAAATCACAGCCAGGCTAAAGCTGAGCAGATTTACCAGGAGCTGTTAGAGAGTGATCTGGATCCTGCAGATAAACAGATGGTTTACAACCAGTACGCAAAATTTCTGAACTTTGATCGACAGGATCGTCACAGGTCGATAAAATATCACATGAAGGCAGCAGAGATACCGATCCAATCCTTCTATCGTGAGAACAGCATCAGAGTTCTGGGAAAGATTAAAGACAGGAGCAGAAACCGAATGTGTAGAGAAATCCAGCAGTTTCTGGAAAACCTGCAAGAGCCATAG